The proteins below are encoded in one region of Virgibacillus dokdonensis:
- a CDS encoding dicarboxylate/amino acid:cation symporter → MSLTKKILLALLLGIFAGIGLTFAPAEVFTPIDMYVLNPVGEIFLNLIMMIVVPIVFVSIVLGTVGLGDPSKLGRIGVQTISFYLVTTAIALVIGLGVGIVLEPGEGGNFSIDDASYEEEAAPPIMDTLVQIIPENPVEALSTGNMLQIIAVAIFVGVALAMLGEKTSGIRNLFEQANEILIYLVNAIMKTAPYGAFALIASAIGEAGLDAIGSMFMYMLAVILALVLHGVITYSIAIKTLGKASPLKFYKAFFPAMSVAFSTSSSSATLPVSMKIAQEKLGIKKSISSFVQPLGATINMDGTAIMQAVATVFIAQVYAEPLGLSQMLMVVLTATLASIGTAGVPGVGLIMLAMVLKQVGLPVDGIALIIGVDRLLDMIRTSLNITGDAACAYIISEDDKRKNGLDEEQTEQTA, encoded by the coding sequence ATGAGTTTAACCAAAAAAATATTACTTGCCTTACTATTAGGAATTTTCGCTGGAATAGGTTTAACTTTTGCTCCAGCAGAAGTGTTTACACCTATTGATATGTATGTATTAAATCCTGTTGGAGAAATATTTTTAAACTTAATTATGATGATAGTTGTTCCAATTGTTTTTGTTTCGATTGTGCTTGGAACAGTTGGATTAGGTGACCCTTCTAAATTAGGAAGAATTGGGGTACAGACGATTAGTTTTTATTTAGTAACGACAGCAATAGCGCTAGTAATTGGATTAGGAGTTGGAATAGTACTAGAGCCAGGTGAAGGAGGGAATTTCTCCATAGATGATGCTTCCTATGAAGAAGAAGCAGCGCCACCGATTATGGATACGCTTGTGCAAATCATTCCCGAAAATCCAGTAGAAGCACTATCAACAGGAAATATGTTGCAAATTATTGCAGTTGCCATTTTTGTTGGAGTTGCACTAGCTATGTTGGGAGAAAAAACGAGTGGAATCAGAAATTTATTTGAGCAGGCCAATGAAATATTAATTTATCTTGTGAATGCGATTATGAAAACAGCTCCTTATGGGGCGTTCGCTTTAATTGCATCAGCAATTGGGGAAGCTGGTTTAGATGCAATAGGTTCCATGTTTATGTATATGTTGGCAGTTATTTTGGCTCTTGTTTTACACGGAGTAATTACGTACAGCATTGCTATTAAAACGTTAGGAAAAGCAAGCCCATTAAAATTTTATAAGGCGTTTTTTCCGGCAATGTCCGTTGCTTTTAGTACATCCAGTTCCAGTGCAACACTACCAGTATCTATGAAAATAGCGCAGGAAAAACTTGGTATAAAAAAATCGATCAGTAGTTTTGTGCAGCCATTAGGTGCGACGATTAATATGGATGGAACTGCAATTATGCAAGCAGTTGCTACGGTTTTTATTGCGCAAGTATATGCAGAACCGCTGGGCTTAAGTCAAATGCTAATGGTTGTTTTAACAGCTACACTAGCAAGTATCGGAACAGCAGGAGTCCCTGGAGTAGGGCTGATTATGTTAGCGATGGTGTTAAAACAAGTAGGTTTACCAGTAGATGGAATTGCTTTAATTATTGGGGTAGATCGGTTGTTAGATATGATACGGACATCGTTAAATATTACGGGTGAT